In one window of Hevea brasiliensis isolate MT/VB/25A 57/8 chromosome 10, ASM3005281v1, whole genome shotgun sequence DNA:
- the LOC131169373 gene encoding uncharacterized protein LOC131169373, translating into MPNYVKFLNEILSKKRKLKDYETVMLTEEYSSIIQCKIPPKSKDPGSFTIPCNIGNVEFTKGLCDLGASINLMPLSLYRKLGLNEIKSIIVALQLVDRSFTYSKGIVENVLVKADKFIFPVHFRVLDMKEDREVPLISGQPFLATGKALIDVPKGKLTLRVGQEEVTINIFNDSKFPSNKDECFRINMVDKCPREVFVEP; encoded by the coding sequence ATGCCAAATTATGTCAAGTTTCTAAATGAGATTCTATCCAAGAAAAGGAAATTGAAAGATTATGAGACAGTCATGTTAACAGAGGAATATAGTTCAATCATTCAATGCAAGATACCACCAAAATCTAAAGATCCAGGAAGTTTTACTATTCCCTGTAATATTGGCAATGTAGAATTTACTAAAGGTTTGTGTGATCTTGGTGCGAGTATTAATTTAATGCCTTTATCTCTTTATAGGAAATTAGGGTTAAATGAGATTAAGTCTATAATTGTTGCACTACAGCTTGTAGACCGCTCATTCACTTACTCGAAAGGTATCGTTGAAAATGTGCTGGTGAAGGCTGACAAGTTCATTTTTCCAGTACACTTCCGTGTGCTTGACATGAAAGAAGATAGGGAGGTGCCTCTCATATCAGGTCAACCATTCCTTGCCACTGGAAAAGCATTAATTGATGTACCTAAAGGTAAATTAACTCTTAGGGTTGGCCAAGAAGAGGTAACTATCAATATTTTCAATGATTCTAAATTTCCTTCAAATAAAGATGAATGCTTTAGAATTAATATGGTGGATAAATGTCCAAGAGAAGTTTTTGTTGAGCCTTAA